From Pseudomonas hormoni:
GCGCGAGCGCGTTTGAATGCTTGCTCAAGCGCTTGCGTGGAGATGACGGGCCGGTGCGGACCCTGGATTTTTCGGCGCGGTTGATTGAACGGGGGTCGACGCTTGGAAACTTTCGGTGAATGTGATGGCCCCTTCGCGGGCAAGCCTCGCTCCTACGGGTTATGCGATCACCTGCAGGAGCGAGGCTTGCCCGCGAAGAGGCCCGACAGATCACCACAGATCTTCATGCCATTTTTTTTGAACAAAAATGAAACCGGTTTCAGAGGTCCAGAACAATGCATAAACCACCCGTCTCCATCAGCCTCTCCAGCTACGGCGCCGACCTTGTACGCCAATGCGGCCAAGGCAGTTTCATCGATATCCTGTACGCCGCCGGCGCCAACTGCATCGAATGGCGCGAAGAGTTGCTGACAATCGAAGACCCCGCCCAACTGGCCGATGCCACCCATTCCAAGGGCCTCGAAAGCGTGTATTCCTCGCCCATGGAACTGTGGCTGGCCGGGCAATCGAAACCCAATCCCGAATTGATCACCGTCCTGCAACGCGCCCAGGCTTTCGGCGCCAAATGGCTGAAGGTGTCCCTCGGTTACTTTACCGATACCAGCGACCTGCAGACCCTCGCCCGGGTCCTCGGCAAAAGCGCCGTGCAGCTGCTGGTGGAAAACGA
This genomic window contains:
- a CDS encoding sugar phosphate isomerase/epimerase family protein — encoded protein: MHKPPVSISLSSYGADLVRQCGQGSFIDILYAAGANCIEWREELLTIEDPAQLADATHSKGLESVYSSPMELWLAGQSKPNPELITVLQRAQAFGAKWLKVSLGYFTDTSDLQTLARVLGKSAVQLLVENDQTLHGGRIEPFQRFFAAVEQHNLPIKMTFDIGNWHWQDQSASSAARLLGRHVGYVHCKAVSRRADGKLIAIPPAASDLHLWEQLLRHMAQGVMRAAEYPLQGDDLIQLTTEHVAALARLGNTRLESAHA